From the genome of Bradyrhizobium elkanii USDA 76, one region includes:
- a CDS encoding PilZ domain-containing protein, with protein sequence MQDRRQSVRDKVFFGAVAEINERGSTMDCVVRNISEGGACVEFGDAVHLPEELNLSVARKGRSFLARLIWRQANKVGLAFRIMTSDTPVSDLDERVRRSEIKKRQLQRRINELLGQG encoded by the coding sequence ATGCAGGACCGGCGCCAGAGCGTACGCGACAAGGTGTTTTTTGGTGCGGTTGCGGAGATCAATGAACGCGGCTCGACGATGGATTGCGTCGTGCGCAATATCAGCGAAGGCGGTGCCTGCGTTGAATTTGGCGATGCTGTGCATCTGCCCGAAGAGTTGAATCTCAGCGTCGCACGCAAGGGCCGCTCGTTCCTGGCCCGCCTGATCTGGCGCCAGGCCAACAAGGTCGGCCTCGCCTTCCGGATCATGACCTCGGACACGCCGGTCAGCGATCTCGACGAGCGGGTCCGCCGCAGCGAGATCAAGAAGCGGCAGCTGCAGCGGCGCATCAATGAGTTGCTCGGCCAGGGCTGA
- a CDS encoding carbon-nitrogen hydrolase family protein: protein MGIEHPKYRVAVVQAAPAWLDLDASIAKSIALIEEAAAKGTKLIAFPEAFIPGYPWYIWLDSPAWAIGRGFVQRYFDNSLSYDSPQAEKLRLAVKKAGMTAVLGLSERNGGSLYLAQWLVGPDGETIAKRRKLRPTHAERTVYGEGDGSDLAVHDRPGIGRLGALCCWEHLQPLSKYAMYAQNEQVHVAAWPSFSLYDPFAPAFGWEVNNAASRVYAVEGSCFVLAPCATVSQAMIDEMCDRDDKHALLHVGGGHAAIYGPDGSSIAEKLPPEQEGLLLADIDLGAIGIAKNAADPAGHYSRPDVTRLLLNKKPSKRVEHFALPLDSLEEIDAAAS from the coding sequence ATGGGCATCGAACATCCGAAATACCGCGTTGCGGTGGTGCAGGCCGCACCGGCCTGGCTCGACCTCGACGCCTCCATCGCCAAGTCCATCGCGCTGATCGAGGAGGCCGCCGCCAAGGGGACGAAGCTGATCGCGTTTCCCGAGGCCTTCATCCCCGGCTACCCCTGGTACATCTGGCTGGACTCGCCGGCCTGGGCGATCGGGCGCGGCTTCGTGCAGCGCTATTTCGACAATTCGCTGAGCTACGACAGCCCGCAGGCCGAGAAGTTGCGGCTCGCGGTCAAGAAGGCCGGCATGACCGCGGTGCTCGGCCTGTCCGAGCGCAACGGCGGTAGCCTCTATCTCGCGCAATGGCTTGTTGGCCCCGACGGCGAGACCATCGCCAAGCGGCGCAAGCTGCGGCCGACCCATGCCGAGCGCACCGTCTATGGCGAGGGCGACGGCAGCGACCTTGCGGTGCATGACCGTCCCGGCATCGGTCGGCTCGGCGCGCTGTGCTGCTGGGAGCACCTGCAGCCGCTGTCGAAATACGCGATGTACGCCCAGAACGAGCAGGTCCATGTCGCGGCCTGGCCGAGCTTCTCGCTGTACGATCCGTTCGCGCCGGCGTTCGGCTGGGAGGTCAACAACGCGGCCTCGCGGGTCTACGCCGTTGAAGGCTCGTGCTTCGTGCTCGCGCCCTGCGCCACGGTCTCGCAGGCGATGATCGACGAGATGTGCGACCGCGACGACAAGCACGCGCTGCTGCATGTCGGCGGCGGACACGCCGCGATCTACGGGCCGGACGGCAGCTCGATCGCCGAGAAGCTGCCGCCCGAGCAGGAGGGCCTGCTGCTCGCCGATATCGATCTCGGCGCGATCGGGATCGCCAAGAACGCCGCCGACCCGGCCGGACATTATTCGCGGCCCGATGTCACGCGCCTGCTGCTGAACAAGAAGCCCTCGAAGCGCGTCGAGCACTTCGCGCTGCCGCTCGACAGCCTTGAGGAGATCGACGCGGCCGCGAGCTGA
- a CDS encoding IS4 family transposase, whose product MLARLVSVGQSGISVRRVGGDRAGEIRITRFLRNRRVIPEEMVATARLRTAGLVKGRHVLAIQDTTSLRDDGRLDSLSLHAMIAVDAGDGALLGLIDATFLKHVGGKKSQRAVRAFADKESRRWLDSTLTAAELAAHGAACVTVVADREGDIYEEFACRPVETELLIRANYDRALKGGGTLYNCLDEVPELGREVIDLPAKPGQPARKAVLALRTRQISLLRPRRKYPGEEAELPKEVTLTLVEAREVDPAANISPVHWRLLTTHQVTTLASAQQITGLYRQRWTIEQLFRLMKAKGFNIEAVRVVEGGPFENLTAATLVAAIQVLQMVRERDGAAGRPLEDAFNPEDHSAIEAICQTLEGKTDRQKNPHPSRSLAYAAWVCARLGGWTGYYGKPGPITILQGLLALRACFKKKVE is encoded by the coding sequence TTGCTGGCCCGCCTTGTCAGCGTCGGTCAATCTGGGATCAGTGTTCGACGTGTTGGTGGGGATCGGGCCGGCGAGATCCGCATCACGCGTTTCCTGCGCAATCGGCGGGTGATCCCGGAGGAGATGGTGGCCACGGCCCGGTTGCGGACCGCAGGGCTGGTCAAGGGACGTCATGTTCTGGCGATACAGGACACCACGAGCTTGCGAGACGATGGCAGGCTCGACAGTTTGAGCCTTCACGCGATGATCGCGGTAGACGCCGGTGACGGCGCATTGCTCGGGCTCATTGATGCGACGTTCCTCAAACATGTTGGCGGCAAGAAGAGCCAGCGGGCCGTGCGGGCATTTGCGGATAAGGAGAGCCGCCGCTGGCTCGATAGCACTCTCACGGCGGCTGAGTTGGCAGCTCATGGGGCGGCGTGCGTGACAGTGGTTGCCGACCGAGAGGGTGACATTTACGAGGAGTTTGCCTGTCGACCGGTCGAGACCGAGCTGCTGATCAGAGCCAATTACGATCGAGCTCTGAAGGGTGGTGGCACGCTCTACAATTGCTTGGATGAAGTGCCAGAGCTTGGCCGGGAAGTCATTGATCTACCGGCCAAGCCAGGCCAGCCGGCAAGGAAAGCCGTGTTAGCCTTGCGGACACGGCAGATCAGCCTGCTGCGGCCAAGACGCAAATACCCAGGCGAAGAGGCCGAACTACCGAAGGAGGTCACGCTCACTCTGGTGGAGGCGCGCGAGGTCGATCCCGCTGCGAACATCTCTCCGGTGCACTGGCGGTTACTAACGACACATCAAGTGACGACACTGGCATCTGCACAGCAGATCACCGGCCTGTATCGCCAGCGCTGGACTATCGAGCAACTGTTCCGCCTCATGAAGGCCAAGGGCTTCAACATCGAAGCCGTGCGCGTGGTTGAGGGCGGTCCATTCGAGAACTTAACCGCGGCAACGCTGGTCGCCGCGATCCAAGTCCTGCAAATGGTGCGAGAGCGCGATGGGGCAGCAGGCCGACCGCTCGAAGATGCGTTCAATCCCGAGGATCATTCGGCTATCGAGGCAATCTGCCAAACTCTCGAGGGAAAAACTGATCGGCAAAAAAACCCGCATCCCTCTCGCTCGCTTGCCTACGCAGCCTGGGTATGCGCGCGTCTCGGCGGTTGGACCGGATACTACGGCAAACCAGGCCCAATCACGATCCTCCAGGGCCTGTTGGCCCTCAGAGCCTGCTTTAAAAAGAAAGTTGAGTGA
- a CDS encoding helix-turn-helix domain-containing protein encodes MPALFTTEDAPTHRRLALWQDIVCDVFVQLDCKSDLGTAFHGAITSAQLGAVKCSVVSSSRQRVLRTPSRIARASEDFVLFALGRSGAGGVVQDGRETVIQPGEFAFYDTTRPYELRFNAEFTQTIFQVPRAMLHRRFAGTQGLTATTFTSDRPVQRLAWQFISGLSEIADKLDPDNAIRLADQAADLLAMAMSERLGGAALPASTHRSALLYRLKAHVLAHLPNPELGLTETAAALGISPRYVNSLLADEDTSFQRFVLAQRLERCKRDLASPAHAHRHIGEIAFAWGFNDLSHFGRVFRDHYGLSPRDWRQSRLPN; translated from the coding sequence ATGCCGGCCCTGTTCACCACTGAAGACGCGCCCACCCATCGGCGCCTTGCGCTCTGGCAGGACATCGTCTGCGACGTGTTCGTGCAGCTCGACTGCAAGTCCGATCTCGGCACCGCCTTCCACGGCGCCATCACCAGCGCGCAGCTCGGCGCGGTGAAATGCTCCGTTGTCTCGTCGAGCCGGCAGCGCGTGCTGCGCACGCCGTCGCGGATCGCACGCGCCAGCGAGGATTTTGTGCTGTTCGCGCTCGGCCGGAGCGGCGCGGGCGGCGTGGTGCAGGACGGCCGCGAGACCGTGATCCAGCCCGGCGAGTTCGCATTCTACGACACCACCCGGCCCTATGAATTGCGGTTCAACGCCGAGTTCACGCAGACCATCTTCCAGGTGCCGCGCGCCATGCTGCACCGGCGCTTCGCCGGCACCCAGGGCCTCACCGCGACCACGTTCACATCGGATCGCCCGGTGCAGCGGCTCGCCTGGCAGTTCATCTCGGGACTCTCCGAGATCGCCGACAAGCTCGATCCTGACAACGCGATCCGCCTCGCCGACCAGGCTGCCGACCTGCTCGCGATGGCGATGAGCGAGCGGCTCGGCGGCGCCGCGCTGCCCGCCTCGACCCACCGCTCCGCGCTGCTCTACCGCCTGAAGGCGCATGTGCTCGCGCATCTGCCGAACCCCGAGCTCGGCCTCACCGAGACCGCCGCCGCGCTCGGCATCTCGCCGCGCTACGTCAACAGCCTGCTGGCCGACGAGGACACCTCGTTCCAGCGCTTCGTGCTGGCGCAGCGGCTGGAGCGCTGCAAGCGCGACCTCGCCTCGCCGGCGCACGCGCATCGCCACATCGGCGAGATCGCATTCGCCTGGGGCTTTAACGATCTCTCGCATTTCGGGCGCGTGTTCCGCGACCATTACGGCCTGTCGCCGCGCGACTGGCGGCAAAGCCGGCTGCCGAACTAA
- a CDS encoding MFS transporter has translation MSSAMTEHPDGLPQPQRNWAILTIALGLVMAVVDGSIANVALPTIARDLNASPAFSIWIVNGYQLAITISLLPLASLGEIIGYRRVYLAGLLLFTLASLFCALSHTLPLLTVARILQGFGAAGILSVNTALVRFIYPHSQLGRGIGVNALVVAISAAVGPTIASFILAVGTWPYLFAINVPLGIVTLALGWRFLPHTRPAVHAFDWQSAAMSAIAFGFGISAIDSAGHGGALYLCALEFAVAAVASHLLYRRQQHLPSPLLPVDLLRIPIFALSIGTSIASFCGQMLAFVAMPFYLENHFGYSAVQIGLLITPWPIAVAFAAPLAGWLVERYPAGLLGGIGLLLFATGLGTLALMPANATPIDVIWRMALAGAGFGLFQTPNNRTMIAAAPRERSGGASGMLGTARLLGQTIGAALVALLLARYPADGTRISLMVGVGFALVGAVLSTLRLSSAGSRGADQVRVHEGQRLKGE, from the coding sequence ATGTCGTCCGCGATGACAGAGCATCCCGACGGGCTGCCGCAACCGCAGCGCAATTGGGCCATTCTCACGATCGCGCTCGGCCTCGTGATGGCCGTCGTCGACGGCTCGATCGCCAACGTTGCGCTGCCGACCATTGCCCGGGATCTGAACGCCAGCCCCGCGTTCTCAATCTGGATCGTCAACGGCTATCAATTGGCGATCACGATCTCGCTGCTACCGCTGGCCTCGCTCGGCGAAATCATCGGCTATCGCCGCGTCTATCTGGCGGGGCTGTTGCTGTTCACGCTGGCCTCGCTGTTCTGCGCGCTGTCGCACACGCTGCCGCTGCTGACGGTCGCCCGCATCCTGCAGGGGTTTGGCGCTGCCGGAATCCTCAGCGTCAACACCGCGCTGGTTCGCTTCATCTATCCGCATTCGCAGCTCGGCCGCGGCATCGGCGTCAACGCGCTGGTGGTCGCGATCTCGGCCGCGGTCGGCCCGACCATCGCCTCGTTCATCCTGGCGGTCGGGACCTGGCCGTATCTGTTCGCCATCAATGTCCCGCTCGGCATCGTCACGCTGGCGCTGGGCTGGCGCTTCCTGCCGCACACCAGGCCGGCGGTTCACGCGTTCGACTGGCAGAGCGCAGCGATGAGCGCCATCGCGTTCGGGTTCGGCATCAGCGCGATCGACAGCGCCGGCCACGGCGGGGCGCTGTATCTCTGCGCATTGGAGTTCGCCGTCGCCGCAGTCGCCTCGCATTTGCTGTACCGGCGGCAGCAGCATCTGCCCTCGCCGCTGCTGCCCGTCGACCTGCTGCGGATTCCGATCTTCGCGCTCTCGATCGGCACCTCGATCGCCTCGTTCTGCGGCCAGATGCTGGCCTTTGTCGCGATGCCGTTCTATCTCGAGAACCATTTCGGATATTCCGCGGTTCAGATCGGCCTGTTGATCACGCCGTGGCCGATCGCGGTCGCGTTCGCCGCCCCGCTCGCGGGCTGGCTGGTGGAACGCTATCCGGCCGGCCTGCTCGGCGGCATCGGCCTGCTGCTGTTCGCGACGGGATTGGGCACGCTGGCCTTGATGCCGGCCAACGCGACGCCAATCGACGTGATCTGGCGCATGGCACTCGCCGGCGCCGGCTTCGGCCTGTTCCAGACCCCGAACAACCGCACCATGATCGCCGCCGCCCCGCGCGAGCGCTCGGGCGGCGCCAGCGGCATGCTAGGGACCGCGCGCCTGCTCGGACAGACCATCGGCGCCGCTTTGGTGGCGCTGCTGCTGGCGCGCTATCCGGCTGACGGCACCCGGATCTCGCTGATGGTCGGCGTCGGTTTTGCCCTCGTGGGCGCCGTGCTCAGCACGCTGCGGCTGTCCTCCGCCGGCAGCCGCGGCGCCGATCAGGTCCGGGTCCATGAGGGCCAGCGTTTGAAGGGCGAGTGA
- the clpA gene encoding ATP-dependent Clp protease ATP-binding subunit ClpA, translating to MPTFSQSLEQSLHRALAIANERHHQYATLEHLLLSLIDDSDAAAVMRACSVDLDKLRTSLVNYLETEFENLVTDGADDAKPTAGFQRVIQRAVIHVQSSGREEVTGANVLIAIFAERESHAAYFLQEQDMTRYDAVNYISHGIAKRPGVSEARPVRGVDEETETKGNEDAKKKGEALETYCVNLNKKARDGKIDPVIGRNAEINRAIQVLCRRQKNNPLFVGEAGVGKTAIAEGLAKRIVDSDVPEVLAAATVFSLDMGTLLAGTRYRGDFEERLKQVLKELEAHPNAILFIDEIHTVIGAGATSGGAMDASNLLKPALASGTIRCMGSTTYKEYRQHFEKDRALVRRFQKIDVNEPTVEDAIAILKGLKPYFEDYHRLKYTNEAIEAAVQLSSRYIHDRKLPDKAIDVIDESGAAQMLVAESKRKKTIGIKEIETTIATMARIPPKSVSKDDAEVLKHLEQTLKRTVFGQDKAIESLAASIKLARAGLREPEKPIGSYLFSGPTGVGKTEVAKQLAASLGVELLRFDMSEYMERHTVSRLIGAPPGYVGFDQGGLLTDGVDQHPHCVVLLDEIEKAHPDLYNVLLQIMDHGRLTDHNGKQVNFRNVILIMTTNAGAADLARQAFGFTRSKREGDDHEAINRQFAPEFRNRLDAIVSFAHLNAEVIGMVVEKFVLQLEAQLADRDVTIELSEPAKAWLIEHGYDEQMGARPMARIIQEHIKKPLADEVLFGQLKGGGHVRVILVKDEAAAKDKIGFEYVEGPVTPKPENLPPRKRKPPKGGPNGGGGGTKGPASKGPMVKV from the coding sequence ATGCCAACTTTTTCCCAAAGCCTTGAACAATCGCTGCACCGTGCATTGGCGATCGCAAACGAGCGTCACCATCAATACGCGACGCTCGAACATCTGCTGCTGTCGCTGATCGATGACTCGGATGCGGCGGCTGTGATGCGGGCCTGCAGCGTCGATCTCGACAAGCTCAGGACCAGCCTCGTTAATTATCTCGAGACCGAATTCGAAAACCTGGTGACTGACGGCGCCGATGACGCGAAGCCGACCGCCGGGTTCCAGCGCGTGATCCAGCGCGCGGTGATTCACGTCCAGTCGTCCGGTCGCGAGGAAGTGACCGGCGCCAACGTCCTGATCGCGATCTTCGCCGAGCGCGAGAGCCATGCCGCGTACTTCCTGCAGGAGCAGGACATGACGCGCTACGACGCCGTCAACTACATCAGCCACGGCATCGCCAAGCGGCCCGGCGTGTCCGAGGCGCGGCCGGTGCGCGGCGTCGACGAGGAAACCGAGACCAAGGGCAACGAGGACGCCAAGAAGAAGGGCGAAGCGCTCGAGACCTATTGCGTCAACCTCAACAAGAAGGCGCGCGACGGCAAGATCGATCCGGTGATCGGCCGCAATGCCGAGATCAATCGTGCGATCCAGGTGCTGTGCCGCCGCCAGAAGAACAACCCGCTGTTCGTCGGCGAAGCTGGCGTCGGCAAGACCGCGATTGCCGAAGGCCTCGCCAAGCGCATCGTCGACAGCGACGTGCCGGAAGTGCTGGCGGCCGCGACCGTGTTCTCGCTCGACATGGGCACGCTGCTTGCGGGCACCCGCTATCGCGGTGATTTCGAGGAGCGGCTCAAGCAGGTCCTGAAGGAGCTGGAGGCGCATCCGAACGCCATCCTGTTCATCGACGAGATCCACACCGTGATCGGCGCCGGCGCCACCTCCGGCGGCGCGATGGATGCGTCCAATCTGCTGAAGCCCGCGCTGGCTTCGGGCACGATCCGCTGCATGGGCTCGACCACCTACAAGGAATACCGTCAGCACTTCGAGAAGGACCGCGCGCTGGTGCGGCGCTTCCAGAAGATCGACGTCAACGAGCCGACGGTGGAAGACGCGATCGCGATCCTCAAGGGCCTGAAGCCCTATTTCGAGGATTACCATCGGCTGAAATACACCAATGAGGCGATCGAGGCGGCGGTGCAGCTGTCGTCGCGCTACATCCACGACCGCAAGCTGCCCGACAAGGCGATCGACGTGATCGACGAGTCCGGCGCGGCGCAGATGCTGGTCGCCGAGAGCAAGCGCAAGAAGACGATCGGCATCAAGGAGATCGAGACCACGATCGCGACCATGGCGCGGATCCCGCCGAAGAGCGTGTCGAAGGACGATGCCGAGGTGCTGAAGCATCTCGAGCAGACCCTGAAGCGCACGGTATTCGGCCAGGACAAGGCAATCGAGTCGCTGGCAGCGTCGATCAAGCTGGCGCGCGCCGGCCTGCGCGAGCCGGAGAAGCCGATCGGCAGCTATTTGTTCTCGGGTCCGACCGGCGTCGGCAAGACCGAGGTGGCCAAGCAACTCGCGGCGTCGCTCGGCGTCGAGCTGCTGCGCTTCGACATGTCCGAATACATGGAGCGGCACACCGTGTCGCGCCTGATCGGCGCGCCTCCCGGCTATGTCGGCTTCGACCAGGGCGGCCTGCTCACCGATGGCGTGGATCAGCATCCGCATTGCGTGGTGCTGCTCGACGAGATCGAGAAGGCGCACCCGGACCTCTACAACGTGCTGCTGCAGATCATGGATCATGGCCGGCTCACCGACCACAACGGCAAGCAGGTCAACTTCCGCAACGTGATCCTGATCATGACCACGAATGCCGGCGCGGCCGATCTTGCGCGGCAGGCCTTCGGCTTCACCCGCTCGAAGCGGGAAGGCGACGATCACGAGGCGATCAATCGCCAGTTCGCGCCGGAGTTCCGTAACCGGCTGGATGCGATCGTCTCCTTCGCGCACCTCAATGCCGAGGTGATCGGCATGGTGGTCGAGAAGTTCGTGCTGCAACTCGAGGCGCAACTCGCCGACCGCGACGTCACGATCGAGCTGTCCGAGCCTGCAAAGGCCTGGCTGATCGAGCACGGCTATGACGAGCAGATGGGCGCACGTCCGATGGCGCGCATCATCCAGGAGCACATCAAGAAGCCGCTCGCGGATGAGGTGCTGTTCGGCCAGCTCAAGGGCGGCGGACACGTCCGCGTCATCCTGGTCAAGGACGAGGCGGCCGCCAAGGACAAGATCGGCTTCGAATATGTCGAGGGCCCGGTCACGCCGAAGCCCGAGAACCTGCCGCCGCGCAAGCGCAAGCCGCCGAAGGGTGGTCCCAACGGTGGCGGAGGCGGCACCAAGGGGCCGGCCTCAAAGGGGCCGATGGTCAAGGTCTGA
- a CDS encoding phenylacetaldoxime dehydratase family protein — protein MESAIPSHLQTARSRHRRVPDDYAPPYPSFVARHKPAVTRVIMAYFGVQFRGELTAAANEALASIAKRFAGENGPTHWDRAQHVDQAGYTNVVSVAYWDDAGRFDAWFDGAREAWTGGGATEGLGRFIEVLRPHVARYETLFSSLGRPEGVAVLADGMNGEVQEHAYWGGMRDRIPLSQTDAMTPGGEPRAVRDGARIRVVAHDNLCLIRSGQDWSDTEASERKMYLDDVEPVLREGMDFLRDDGVPIGCYANRYMRVVDAQGRPTEKSYGQSWWKSLAALERWAESHPTHVRIFGAAMKYLSTLGPSAKLRLYHEVTVAAADEQFFEYLGCHERTGMLTAVQVAADQSS, from the coding sequence ATGGAATCAGCCATTCCATCTCATCTGCAGACGGCCCGATCGCGTCATCGGCGTGTGCCCGACGATTATGCGCCGCCTTATCCGTCCTTCGTCGCACGCCACAAGCCCGCGGTCACGCGCGTGATCATGGCCTATTTCGGCGTGCAGTTTCGCGGCGAACTGACTGCCGCGGCGAACGAGGCGCTCGCATCGATCGCAAAACGTTTTGCCGGCGAGAACGGCCCGACGCATTGGGATCGTGCGCAACATGTCGACCAGGCCGGCTACACCAACGTCGTCTCGGTTGCCTATTGGGACGACGCCGGGCGTTTCGACGCCTGGTTCGACGGTGCGCGCGAGGCCTGGACCGGCGGCGGTGCCACTGAGGGCCTCGGCCGCTTCATCGAGGTGCTGCGGCCGCATGTTGCGCGCTACGAGACGCTGTTCTCGTCGCTCGGCCGCCCGGAGGGTGTCGCGGTGCTCGCCGACGGCATGAACGGAGAGGTGCAGGAGCACGCCTATTGGGGCGGCATGCGCGACCGTATCCCGCTGTCGCAGACCGACGCGATGACGCCGGGCGGCGAGCCGCGTGCGGTCCGCGACGGCGCGCGCATCCGCGTGGTCGCGCATGACAATCTCTGCCTGATCCGCTCCGGACAGGACTGGAGCGACACCGAAGCGTCGGAGCGCAAGATGTATCTCGACGATGTCGAGCCGGTGCTGCGCGAGGGCATGGATTTCCTGCGCGACGACGGCGTGCCGATCGGCTGCTACGCCAACCGCTATATGCGCGTCGTTGATGCGCAGGGACGACCGACCGAGAAGTCCTACGGCCAGAGCTGGTGGAAGAGCCTCGCGGCGCTCGAGCGCTGGGCGGAATCGCACCCGACCCATGTCAGGATTTTTGGCGCGGCGATGAAATATCTCTCGACCTTGGGCCCGAGCGCCAAGCTCAGGCTGTATCACGAGGTCACGGTCGCTGCCGCCGACGAGCAGTTCTTCGAATATCTCGGCTGCCACGAACGGACCGGCATGCTCACCGCCGTACAGGTCGCGGCGGATCAGTCGAGCTGA